In Streptomyces sp. NBC_01381, the sequence TCCAACGTCAGTGACGCTAGTGGCTAGGGGGACAAATGTTCGAGCCCTCTGGTTGGAACTGGCCACGAGATGACGTGATCGCGGCTGTCCCCCCCAGACATGCGTCGGCCGCGGTGGCTCCCCCTCCGCGCCACCGCGGCCGATCGATCCCCCGTCAGGATGTAAGACTTGGGTTAGTCCTTCGGCGGGGCGGGCGTGTGGCCCTCGCCCTGCGTGGTCACGGTGCCGTCCTTCGGCGGGGCGGGCGTGTGGCCCTCGCCCTGCGTGGTCACGGTGCCGTCCTTCGGCGGGGCAGGCGTGTGGCCCTCGCCCATGGTGGTTACGTCGCTCTTCTTGGCGGTCTCGCTCATGGCAACTCCTATGGAATTGACGGGCTCTTGATATCGGATACGCCCGTTCGGCAACTCCCCCGAGGGTCGCCGAACGGGCGTTTTGGGCCGCTCACTCTATCTGCAGGGCCCGTGCGACCCGTCTGCCCCCCGACGCGACGGATCGACTCCATGAGAGTGGCAGCCACTCATAAACGTTCGATGAACGTCCCTCCGGGCCTGGTCAGGCGGCGGCGGCAGGCTTGAGGAGATTGCGGACCTGAGCCGCTTCGGGCGCGCCCGCCTCCTCGTGGATCGACAGAGCCTCACGCCAGCAGGCCCGTGCGCGGTCGAGTTGTCCCAGGCCGACGAGAGACTCACCAAGCAGGGTCAGTACGTTGGCTCGCATCCACTCGCCACCGACACATCCAATGGCGAGCGCCTGTTCGGCGTGCTGGGCCGCCTGCCCGGCGTGGCGGTCCGCCAAGTAAACCTGGGCGACGCGGTAGTGCGTCGTTCCCTCCCACAGGCGCTGGCGGTTATCGGCGAAGATCCGAAGGGCGTCGTTCAGCTGCTCAAGCGCTTCCGAACGGCGATCCGCGTCACTCAGGGCGAGTCCGAGAGCGTACTTCGCGTTGGCCAGGCGGTACGTGACACCGAGGTCGCTGTATATGGCGATCCCCTGCTGAGCGAGATCAATCGACTTGGTGGTGCGCCCCATCGCGAGGAGGGCCCGAGACAGATTGCACAGGGCGCTTGCCTCGCTGTGACGGTTGCCGTCGGCGCGGAAGACGTCGATTGCCCGGCGCAGGTGCGTCTCGCTCACTGCCGGCTGGTTGATGCAGTTGTTGACGATCCCCTGTTCGTTAAGAGCGTTCCCGGTGGTCCACGGGTCTCCGGAGGTCGAGGCGAGCGCGGTGGCGTGCTCCAGCTCAACGGCGGCGTCGTCAAAGCGACCAACTTTGTTGAGTACTTGGGCAAGCGTCACGCGTGCCCGCCCTTCGGCAAGCGCGTCGCCTGCCGCGGCGGCGGCCTCGCACGCGGCGCGTGTCGCCATCTCGTACCGGTGCGAGATCGCCCCTGACTCCGCCAGGTCCTTCGCCGCGAGCAGTAGGTCCACAGCCCGTCGCAGGCTGTTCTTGCTCAGCGAATGCTGGACACACGCCAGGATGCAAGAGGCCTCCGCATGCAGCCAGTCAAATGCCTTGGTGCCGTCGGTGAAGTCCAGGCCGCCCCGGCCGGTCACTTCCAAATGGTCCGCGGTCCGGTCCCCCGGCCGCTCTATCGCATAGACCCGAGCCGCCGAGCCCAAGTAAAAGTCCAACAGCCGCGACATGGCCGCATCCCGCTCGCTCGGCGGCTGCTCATCCCGCTCCGCGCACGCACGCGCGTAGAGCCGGACCAGGTCGTGGTACCGGTACCGGCCCGGAGCCGCCGACTCGACCAAGGACGTGTCGACGAGGGACTCCAGGAGGTCTTCCGTCTCCTCGGTCGGCAGGTCGAGTACCGCAGCCGCGGCCGCCAGCGACAGGTCAGGGCCGTCCGCGAGCCCCAGCAACCGGAACGCCCGCGCCTGCGCCGGCTCCAGTTGGCCGTAGCCCAGTTCGAACGTCGCCTTCACCGCCAGGTCGCCCGCCTGGAGTTCGTCCAACCTGCGGCGCTCGTCCGCCAGCTTGGCGGCGAGCGTAGAGACCGTCCAGGTGCGGCGGGCCGCCAGGCGAGACGCGGCGATGCGGATCGCCAGCGGCAGGAAGCCGCACGCCGCCACCACGTCCAGCGCGGCCTTCCGCTCCGACTGGACCCGCTCCTCGCCCACGATTCGGGTGAAGAGGAGCAAGGCCTCCTCCGGCGACATCACGTCCAGGTCCACCAGGTGCGCGCCCGCCAGATCCACCATCCGGATACGGCTCGTCACCAGCGCGGCGCAGCCCTCCATGCCCGGAAGCAGCGGTCTCACCTGGGCCGCGTCCCGCGCGTTGTCCAGGACCACAAGCACCCTGCGGCCGTCCAGGACCGACCTGTACAGCGCCGAACGTTCCTCCAAGGAGTCCGGGATCGCCGAGTCCGCAGTGCCCAGAGCTCGGAGGAACGCGCCGAGGACCGTCTCCGGCTCCGCCGCCCGAGCGCCCGCCCCCTGCAGGTCCACGTACAGCTGGCCGTCCGGGAAGTGCGTGCGCGTCACGTGGGCGACATGGACCGCCAAGGTCGTCTTGCCCACGCCCCCGATTCCCGCCAGCGCCGAGACCGCCATCACCCGGCCCTCTGCCGAGGAGAGGATCTCGCTCAGTTCGGAGACGAAAGATGCCCTTCCCGTGAAGTCCGGGACCGTCGCCGGGAGCTGCGCCGGGCGGACCACCGCTGCCGCCGGCTCCGGGGCCGCCGCCGACGGTTCCGCAAGGGCCGGGTCCGCCTGCAGGATGCGTTGCTGCAGCTCCTTCAGGCCGGGGCGCGGGTCCACCCCCAGCTCGTCCGCCAGCAGGCGGCGCGTGTCCGCGTACACCGCAAGCGCCTCCGCCTGGCGCCCGCTGCGGTACAGCGCCAGCATCAGCAGCTCGCGCAGCCGCTCCCGCAGGGGATGCGCCGCCGTCAGCGCCGTCAGTTCCGAGACCGACTCCGCGTGGCAGCCGACCTCCAGGTCCATGTCCAGGCGGGATTCCAGCAGTTGGAGGCGCCATTCCTCCAGGCGTGCGCGCTGGGTTTCCGCGTACGGGCCCGGCACATTCGCCAGAGGTTCGCCGTCCCACAGGCTCAATGCCTTGTTCACCAGCGTGCGGGCCTGGCACAGGTCGGCCACGCCGCGTGCCTTCTCGGCCTCCGCCCACAGGTCCTCGGCGAGGGTGAGGTCGAGCGCGCCGTCGGCCACCACCACCGCGTAGCCGCCCGACTCGCTGACCAGGACGCCCGGCGGCAGCACCTTGCGCAGGCGGGATGCGTACGTGCGGACCGCCGCGAGGGCCTGGGACGGGGGTTCGTCGCCCCACAGGGCGTCGATCAGCTCCGATGCCGTGGCCGTGCGGCCGTCGCGCATGAGGAGGGCCGCGAGCAGGGCGCGCTGTTGCGGCGAGCCCATGGAGAGCTGCTCGGTGCCGAGCCACGCGCGTACAGGCCCGAGCACGCTGAACTGCGACGTCTGTTCGACCTCGGGGGTGCTCCCCGGGGCCGGACGCCGCTGCTCCGGTACTCGCGGTACACCGTCCATCGCTCCCCCTGCTGCCCTGCCGTGACCGGCCGTCGCCGTGCCTGGTTGTGCGTCGCGGGGCTGCCCTACCCGCGTTTGCCGTTCGTCTATCCGGATCGACGCCGGATCGACACCGGATGGAACCGGATCGGACCGGTTCCATCCGGTTCGGGTCCGGTTCATGGTTCTTGCTCCCCGCCAGTTTGCCTTGTTCATGGCGGATGCGTCAGCTCCGCGAGACGGCTCTCACAGGGTCCTCGCACTCCGGGCCGGGCAATCGACGGCGTACGACTAGCTGACGGGTCGTCAGATCAGCGCTACCGTGGTCGACATGGACACCACTGAGACCCTTCCGACGTTCCCGAGGATCATCTCGGTGGACGACCACACCGTTGAGCCCGCCCACGTCTGGCGGGACCGTCTCCCGGCGAAGTACCAGGACAGCGGGCCGCGCATCGTCCGTGCGCCCCTGAAGGAAATGACCTTTATGGGCGGGAAGTTCGCTCCGGTGATGGGGGCGAAGGGGGATGACGGGCCCATCGGCGACTGGTGGGTCTATGAAGACCTGCATCGGCCGCTCACTCGGCTCGACACCGCCGTCGGGTATGACCGTGACGAGATCAAGCTTGAGGTGATTACGTACGAGCAGATGCGGCCCGGGTCGTTCAGCGTCCCGGACCGGCTCGCCGACATGGACGTCAATCACGTCCAGTCCGCCCTCTGTTTCCCCACGTTTCCCCGTTTCTGCGGGCAGACCTTCACCGAGGCCAAGGACCGCGAGCTCGGGCTGCTCGGCGTGCGCGCGTACAACGACTGGATGGTGGAGGAATGGTGCGGTCCACAAGCGCGCGGCCGGCTCATCCCGCTCACCCTCATCCCGCTCTGGGACGCCGAGCTCGCCGCCGCCGAGGTGCGCAGGAACGCGGCGCGCGGCGTGCGTGCGGTCGCGTTCTCCGAGATACCGCCCCACCTGGGTCTTCCCTCCATCCACACCGACGAGTGGGACCCCTTCCTGCGGGCCTGCGACGAGACCGGCACCGTCATCGCCATGCACATCGGGTCGAGCAGCAAGATGCCGAGCACGTCGGCGGACGCGCCGCCGGCCGTGGGGTCGACCATCACCTTCGCCAACTGCTGTTTCTCGATGGTGGACTGGCTGATGAGCGGGAAGTTCGAGCGGTTTCCGAATCTCAAGATCATGTACGCGGAGGGGCAGATCGGGTGGATTCCGTACATCCTTGAGCGTGCGGATGTGGTGTGGGAGGAGAACCGGGGGTGGGGCGGGGTCGCCGACAAGGTGCACCGGCCGCCGTCCGAGCTGTTCACGGAGCATGTGTACGGGTGCTTCTTCGATGACGCCTTCGGGCTGAAGAACCTCGACTCGATCGGGGTCGGGAATGTTCTTTACGAGACCGACTATCCGCACTCCGACTCGACCTGGCCCAAGTCCCGGGAGGTGGGGGAGTCGCAGATGGGGCACCTCGCGCCGGACGTCATCGACCGGATCGTGCGGGGCAACGCCATCGAGCTGCTCGGGCTCACGAGTGATGGGTTGTGGGCCGCCGGAGCGTGATGCCGCGGCGGAGGGCCCGGCGTTCCCGTGGGGGAGGCCGGGCCCTTCTTCGTGCCCCATCCCGTGCCTGAAGGTTCGCCCCCACCCCTTGCCTGACGGTTCGTCAGCTACGACGATGTGTGCGTGTCGTCGGATATGACGGATCGTCAGATCTAGATGGGTGGGTGGGCTTCTCATGGCGCAGGGCTTTCCGCAAGGGCGACTCGTGTACGGGATGCAGCTCCCGATCCAGTCGCAGAGCGCTATGTACGCGGAGGCGTGGGAGGCGGACGCCACCACCGAGGATCTCGCCGAGATCGCCCGTGTCGCCGATCGCAGTGGTTTTGCGTATATCGCGAGCTGTGATCACGTGGCCATTCCGCGGAGGCTCGCGGAAGCCATGAGCACCATCTGGTACGACCCCGTGGCCACGCTCTCCTTCCTCGCCGGGATCACCGAGAACGTACGGCTGATGAGTCACGTCGCCGTCGTGGGCCTGAGGCATCCCCTCATCAGCGCCAAGCAGTACGCCACCCTTGACCGGCTCAGCGGCGGGCGGCTCGTCCTGGGGGTGGGGGCCGGGCACGTACAGGAGGAGTTCGAGGCGGTCGGGGCCGACTTCGAGCGGCGCGGGCCCGTCCTCGACGAGACCATCGATGCCTTGAAGGCCGCCCTCGGCCCGGACGAGTATCCCGAACACCACGGTGAGTACTACGACTTCGAGGGGCTCGGGCAGCAGCCGCGGCCCGTGCAGCCGCGCGTGCCGGTCTGGGTCGGCGGCTCGTCGCCCGCCGCCGTGCGCAGGGCCGCCGTGCGGGGCGACGGGTGGCTGCCGCAGGGCGACCCGCGCGACAAGCTGCCCGCGCAGATCGCCAGGCTCAGGCGGCTGCGGGAGGAGGCGGGGGTGCGGGACCCGATCACCGTGGGGGCCATCGCCGAGCCGCTGTATGTGGGGGAGCCGGCCTGGTCCGTGGGGCGGCGCACGCTGAGCGGGAAGCCGGACGCCCTCGCGGATTCGCTGCGTGCGTACGGGGCGATGGGCGTGCAGCAGATACAGGTGCGGTTCCGCTCGCGCAGCCGCGGTGAACTGACCGATCAGATGGCGGCGTTCGCCGCCGAAGTCGCTCCGCACCTGAACTGAGAAGTGGACTCCGCACCCCAACTGAGGAGACTGGCATGGGCAAGCTGGACGGGCGCGTCGTCATCGTCACCGGCGCGGCACGCGGACAGGGCGAGCAGGAGGCCCGGCTCTTCGCCGCCGAGGGGGCGAAGGTCGTCATCGGGGACGTGCTCGACGACCAAGGGGAGGCGCTCGCCAAGGAGTTGGGCGAGGAGTCGGCCCGGTATGTGCATCTCGACGTCAGTCAGGAGGCCGACTGGCAGTCCGCCGTGGGCGCCGCCAAGGACGCGTTCGGGAAGATCGACGGGCTCGTCAACAACGCCGGGATACTGCGGTTCAACGAGCTGGTCAGCACGCCGCTGGAGGAATTCCAGCAGGTGATCCAGGTCAACCAGGTGGGCTGCTTCCTGGGTATCCGCACCGTCGCCCCCGAGATCGGGGCGGCCGGCGGCGGCACCATCGTGAACACCGCCTCGTACACGGCGATGACCGGCATGGCCTATGTCGGCGCGTACGCCGCCACCAAGCACGCCATCCTCGGGCTCACCCGCGTCGCGGCGATGGAGCTCGCCGGGCAGGGCATCCGCGTCAACGCCGTCTGCCCGGGGGCCGTCGACACCCCGATGACGAACCCGGCGCAGCTCGACCCCACCGCCGATCCGACCGAGGCACGGGAGGCCGTCGCCGAGCTCTACAAGAAGCTCGTGCCGCTCGGGCGGATCGGGAAGCCCGAGGAGGTGGCCGCGCTCGCGCTCTTCCTCACCGGCGGGGACTCGGCGTACATCACCGGGCAGCCGTTCGTCATCGACGGCGGATGGCTGGCGGGGGTCAGCATTGTCTGACGATGCGTCAGTGCGGGGCGGTCGCGGGTATTGACGGTCCGTGCGACCGGTGGAACAGTCGACCCATCAAGATCTGACGGTGCGTCAGAAACTCCGTCGGAAACTCACGAGGATGGTGAACCTCCTTGGAATTCGGTCTCTTTGTACAGGGATACGTGCCCGCCAAGCGGGCCAAGGTCGACCCCGAAGCCGAGCACAAGGCGCTCATCGAGGAGACCGAGTACGTCATCCAGGCGGACAAGTCCGGGTTCAAGTACGCCTGGGCGTCCGAGCACCACTTCCTGGAGGAGTACTCGCACCTCTCCGCCAATGATGTCTTCCTCGGCTATCTCGCCCACGCGACCGACCGCATCCATCTGGGCTCCGGCATCTTCAACCCGCTGGCCCCGGTGAACCACCCGGTCAAGGTCGCCGAGAAGGTCGCCATGCTCGACCATCTCTCCGAAGGACGCTTCGAGTTCGGGTCGGGGCGCGGCGCCGGGTCGCACGAGATATTGGGCTTCATGCCGGGGATCACCGACATGAACCACACCAAGGAACTCTGGGAAGAGACCATCGCCGAGTTCCCCAAGATGTGGCTCCAGGACGAGTACGTCGGCTTCCAGGGCAAGCACTGGTCGCTGCCGCCGAGGAAGGTGCTTCCCAAGCCTTACGGGAAGTCCCACCCTGCTATGTGGTACGCCGCCGGGTCCCCGCCCTCGTACGCGATGGCCGGAAAGAAGGGGCTCGGGGTTCTGGGCTTCAGCGTGCAGAAGGTCTCCGACATGGAGTGGGTCCTCGAGTCGTACAAGACGGCCGTGAAGGACGCCGAGCCGGTCGGGGCCTTCGTCAACGACAACGTCATGGTGACGTCGACCGCGATCTGTGCGGAGACGCACAAGAAGGCGGTCGAGAT encodes:
- a CDS encoding sigma-like protein, with the protein product MSETAKKSDVTTMGEGHTPAPPKDGTVTTQGEGHTPAPPKDGTVTTQGEGHTPAPPKD
- a CDS encoding BTAD domain-containing putative transcriptional regulator; protein product: MDGVPRVPEQRRPAPGSTPEVEQTSQFSVLGPVRAWLGTEQLSMGSPQQRALLAALLMRDGRTATASELIDALWGDEPPSQALAAVRTYASRLRKVLPPGVLVSESGGYAVVVADGALDLTLAEDLWAEAEKARGVADLCQARTLVNKALSLWDGEPLANVPGPYAETQRARLEEWRLQLLESRLDMDLEVGCHAESVSELTALTAAHPLRERLRELLMLALYRSGRQAEALAVYADTRRLLADELGVDPRPGLKELQQRILQADPALAEPSAAAPEPAAAVVRPAQLPATVPDFTGRASFVSELSEILSSAEGRVMAVSALAGIGGVGKTTLAVHVAHVTRTHFPDGQLYVDLQGAGARAAEPETVLGAFLRALGTADSAIPDSLEERSALYRSVLDGRRVLVVLDNARDAAQVRPLLPGMEGCAALVTSRIRMVDLAGAHLVDLDVMSPEEALLLFTRIVGEERVQSERKAALDVVAACGFLPLAIRIAASRLAARRTWTVSTLAAKLADERRRLDELQAGDLAVKATFELGYGQLEPAQARAFRLLGLADGPDLSLAAAAAVLDLPTEETEDLLESLVDTSLVESAAPGRYRYHDLVRLYARACAERDEQPPSERDAAMSRLLDFYLGSAARVYAIERPGDRTADHLEVTGRGGLDFTDGTKAFDWLHAEASCILACVQHSLSKNSLRRAVDLLLAAKDLAESGAISHRYEMATRAACEAAAAAGDALAEGRARVTLAQVLNKVGRFDDAAVELEHATALASTSGDPWTTGNALNEQGIVNNCINQPAVSETHLRRAIDVFRADGNRHSEASALCNLSRALLAMGRTTKSIDLAQQGIAIYSDLGVTYRLANAKYALGLALSDADRRSEALEQLNDALRIFADNRQRLWEGTTHYRVAQVYLADRHAGQAAQHAEQALAIGCVGGEWMRANVLTLLGESLVGLGQLDRARACWREALSIHEEAGAPEAAQVRNLLKPAAAA
- a CDS encoding amidohydrolase family protein, which gives rise to MDTTETLPTFPRIISVDDHTVEPAHVWRDRLPAKYQDSGPRIVRAPLKEMTFMGGKFAPVMGAKGDDGPIGDWWVYEDLHRPLTRLDTAVGYDRDEIKLEVITYEQMRPGSFSVPDRLADMDVNHVQSALCFPTFPRFCGQTFTEAKDRELGLLGVRAYNDWMVEEWCGPQARGRLIPLTLIPLWDAELAAAEVRRNAARGVRAVAFSEIPPHLGLPSIHTDEWDPFLRACDETGTVIAMHIGSSSKMPSTSADAPPAVGSTITFANCCFSMVDWLMSGKFERFPNLKIMYAEGQIGWIPYILERADVVWEENRGWGGVADKVHRPPSELFTEHVYGCFFDDAFGLKNLDSIGVGNVLYETDYPHSDSTWPKSREVGESQMGHLAPDVIDRIVRGNAIELLGLTSDGLWAAGA
- a CDS encoding LLM class F420-dependent oxidoreductase encodes the protein MAQGFPQGRLVYGMQLPIQSQSAMYAEAWEADATTEDLAEIARVADRSGFAYIASCDHVAIPRRLAEAMSTIWYDPVATLSFLAGITENVRLMSHVAVVGLRHPLISAKQYATLDRLSGGRLVLGVGAGHVQEEFEAVGADFERRGPVLDETIDALKAALGPDEYPEHHGEYYDFEGLGQQPRPVQPRVPVWVGGSSPAAVRRAAVRGDGWLPQGDPRDKLPAQIARLRRLREEAGVRDPITVGAIAEPLYVGEPAWSVGRRTLSGKPDALADSLRAYGAMGVQQIQVRFRSRSRGELTDQMAAFAAEVAPHLN
- a CDS encoding SDR family NAD(P)-dependent oxidoreductase, which produces MGKLDGRVVIVTGAARGQGEQEARLFAAEGAKVVIGDVLDDQGEALAKELGEESARYVHLDVSQEADWQSAVGAAKDAFGKIDGLVNNAGILRFNELVSTPLEEFQQVIQVNQVGCFLGIRTVAPEIGAAGGGTIVNTASYTAMTGMAYVGAYAATKHAILGLTRVAAMELAGQGIRVNAVCPGAVDTPMTNPAQLDPTADPTEAREAVAELYKKLVPLGRIGKPEEVAALALFLTGGDSAYITGQPFVIDGGWLAGVSIV
- a CDS encoding LLM class flavin-dependent oxidoreductase, with the translated sequence MEFGLFVQGYVPAKRAKVDPEAEHKALIEETEYVIQADKSGFKYAWASEHHFLEEYSHLSANDVFLGYLAHATDRIHLGSGIFNPLAPVNHPVKVAEKVAMLDHLSEGRFEFGSGRGAGSHEILGFMPGITDMNHTKELWEETIAEFPKMWLQDEYVGFQGKHWSLPPRKVLPKPYGKSHPAMWYAAGSPPSYAMAGKKGLGVLGFSVQKVSDMEWVLESYKTAVKDAEPVGAFVNDNVMVTSTAICAETHKKAVEIAVSGGLNYLQSLLFRYHDTFPRPEGIPEWPELLPEYSEEIIELLIAEELMICGDPDEVLTQCKRWEQAGADQLSFGLPIGISPEDTKNTIKLIGEHVIPKIDTDPVHRTTRMRGASGG